A single region of the Kocuria rosea genome encodes:
- a CDS encoding APC family permease, whose amino-acid sequence MAQSAESGTRSRPQPELKRVMGPGLLLLFIVGDILGTGVYALTGNIAGEIGGAAWAPILVAFLVATITAFSYLELVTKYPGASGAALYTHKAFGIHFITFLVTFAVLSSGLTSASTAASAVASNFARGFGLEVDTTTITVIAVIFIAILAAINIRGVTEGLAFNVVLTSIELTGLLIVILVGFWAAFQGQADFSQTMVFETSEDKGIFLALTAVTSLAFFSFVGFEDSVNMVEETKNPSRDFPRVMLFGLGLTGVVYILVSIFTVAVVPIGVLGESTTPLLDMVRIGAPNIPIDTIYPFLTIFAVANTALINMLMASRLLYGMARQGVLPDFLGHVLQGRRTPWSAIVFTSLLAMALIVVINNILGSGTASALGGTTALLLLGVFTIVNVAAIILRKDHSPTHDYFHAPRVLPYLGAITCAYLVGPWAQDLVEYQIAVVLLLIGLGLWIVNFVYDRLFLGRKVRFEHPEALARMEDEPADQDPHRGP is encoded by the coding sequence ATGGCCCAGTCAGCCGAATCCGGGACCCGGTCCCGCCCCCAGCCGGAGCTCAAGCGCGTCATGGGCCCCGGCCTGCTCCTGCTGTTCATCGTGGGCGACATCCTCGGCACCGGGGTGTACGCCCTCACCGGGAACATCGCCGGAGAGATCGGCGGCGCCGCGTGGGCCCCGATCCTCGTGGCGTTCCTCGTGGCGACCATCACGGCCTTCTCCTACCTCGAGCTCGTGACCAAGTACCCCGGCGCCTCGGGCGCAGCGCTGTACACGCACAAGGCCTTCGGCATCCACTTCATCACCTTCCTCGTGACGTTCGCGGTGCTCAGCTCGGGCCTGACCTCCGCCTCGACGGCGGCCTCGGCCGTGGCCTCGAACTTCGCCCGCGGCTTCGGGCTGGAGGTGGACACCACGACCATCACCGTGATCGCCGTGATCTTCATCGCGATCCTCGCCGCCATCAACATCCGCGGCGTCACCGAGGGCCTCGCGTTCAACGTGGTGCTGACGTCGATCGAGCTCACCGGCCTGCTCATCGTCATCCTCGTGGGGTTCTGGGCGGCGTTCCAGGGCCAGGCCGACTTCAGCCAGACGATGGTGTTCGAGACCTCGGAGGACAAGGGCATCTTCCTGGCCCTCACCGCGGTGACCTCGCTCGCGTTCTTCTCCTTCGTGGGCTTCGAGGACTCCGTCAACATGGTCGAGGAGACCAAGAACCCCAGCCGCGACTTCCCGCGCGTGATGCTCTTCGGCCTCGGCCTGACGGGCGTGGTCTACATCCTGGTCTCGATCTTCACCGTGGCGGTCGTCCCCATCGGCGTGCTCGGGGAGTCGACCACGCCGCTGCTGGACATGGTCCGGATCGGCGCCCCCAACATCCCCATCGACACGATCTACCCGTTCCTGACGATCTTCGCCGTGGCCAACACCGCCCTGATCAACATGCTCATGGCCTCCCGGCTGCTCTACGGCATGGCCCGCCAGGGCGTGCTGCCGGACTTCCTGGGCCACGTCCTGCAGGGCCGGCGCACCCCCTGGTCGGCCATCGTGTTCACGAGCCTTCTCGCCATGGCGCTGATCGTCGTCATCAACAACATCCTCGGCAGCGGCACGGCGAGCGCCCTCGGCGGCACCACGGCCCTTCTCCTCCTGGGCGTGTTCACCATCGTCAACGTCGCGGCGATCATCCTGCGCAAGGACCACAGCCCCACCCACGACTACTTCCACGCCCCCCGGGTCCTGCCCTACCTGGGCGCGATCACCTGCGCCTACCTCGTGGGGCCCTGGGCACAGGACCTCGTCGAGTACCAGATCGCCGTGGTCCTGCTGCTGATCGGGCTGGGCCTGTGGATCGTCAACTTCGTCTACGACCGCCTGTTCCTCGGCCGCAAGGTGCGGTTCGAGCACCCGGAGGCCCTCGCCCGCATGGAGGACGAGCCCGCGGACCAGGACCCCCACCGCGGTCCCTGA
- a CDS encoding universal stress protein has product MTVVVGYMPTAPGHAALDAAILEAERRGTDLVVVQPRPRRHQPPEIEADIDVERERLARAGVRYELREPDHDSDPADVILDTAREHGAELIVLGIRRRSPVGKIIMASTAQRVLLESPCPVLCVKAVYD; this is encoded by the coding sequence GTGACCGTCGTCGTCGGATACATGCCCACCGCCCCCGGACACGCGGCACTGGACGCCGCCATCCTCGAGGCAGAGCGCCGCGGCACCGACCTGGTGGTGGTGCAGCCGCGGCCGAGGCGCCACCAGCCGCCGGAGATCGAGGCAGACATCGACGTGGAGCGGGAGAGGCTCGCCCGTGCCGGAGTGCGCTACGAGCTGCGGGAGCCCGACCACGACAGCGACCCCGCCGACGTCATCCTCGACACCGCCCGCGAGCACGGGGCCGAGCTCATCGTGCTGGGCATCCGGCGCCGCTCCCCCGTGGGCAAGATCATCATGGCGAGCACCGCCCAGCGCGTCCTGCTCGAGAGCCCCTGCCCGGTGCTGTGCGTCAAGGCCGTCTACGACTGA
- a CDS encoding aldo/keto reductase, with translation MTQSTTQSPTLTLHDGRTIPQLGYGVWQVDADIAEDVVGQALEAGYRHIDTAMIYGNEEGVGRAIANSGIPRDEIFVTTKLWNDDHGHDSALKAIDASLERLGLEYVDLYLIHWPTPKRGKYLETWKAFQEIRESGKARSIGVSNFPQEELQEIIDATGVVPVVNQVELHPYFNQSALRDFNASHGILTEAWSPLGQGGDLLKDPVIDSIARKHGATPGQVIIAWHLAIGNVVFPKTVTPERIRENYAALDVRLDDEDVRAISGLDNGGRIGSDPKDFN, from the coding sequence ATGACGCAGTCCACGACGCAGTCCCCGACCCTCACCCTGCACGACGGCAGGACCATCCCCCAGCTCGGCTACGGCGTGTGGCAGGTCGACGCCGACATCGCCGAGGACGTGGTGGGCCAGGCCCTCGAGGCCGGCTACCGCCACATCGACACCGCCATGATCTACGGCAACGAGGAGGGCGTCGGCCGGGCGATCGCGAACAGCGGCATCCCGCGCGACGAGATCTTCGTGACCACCAAGCTGTGGAACGACGACCACGGCCACGACTCCGCGCTGAAGGCCATCGACGCCTCCCTGGAGCGTCTCGGCCTGGAGTACGTCGACCTGTACCTCATCCACTGGCCCACCCCGAAGCGCGGGAAGTACCTGGAGACCTGGAAGGCGTTCCAGGAGATCCGGGAGAGCGGCAAGGCCCGGTCCATCGGCGTCTCGAACTTCCCGCAGGAGGAGCTCCAGGAGATCATCGACGCGACGGGCGTGGTCCCCGTGGTGAACCAGGTGGAGCTGCACCCCTACTTCAACCAGTCCGCGCTGCGGGACTTCAACGCCTCGCACGGCATCCTGACCGAGGCCTGGTCCCCCCTGGGCCAGGGCGGCGACCTGCTGAAGGACCCGGTGATCGACTCGATCGCCCGCAAGCACGGCGCCACCCCGGGACAGGTCATCATCGCGTGGCACCTGGCGATCGGCAACGTGGTCTTCCCCAAGACCGTCACGCCGGAGCGGATCCGCGAGAACTACGCGGCCCTCGACGTCCGGCTCGACGACGAGGACGTCCGGGCGATCAGCGGCCTCGACAACGGCGGGCGGATCGGCTCCGACCCGAAGGACTTCAACTGA
- a CDS encoding peptide MFS transporter — protein sequence MTSHTPRAADGATGAPDPRDHHDNRSDVRSFFGQPRMLANLFSVELWERFSFYGMQGIVLLYMYFATTEGGLGIDRATAAGIVGAYGGAVYLFAILGGWVADRLLGSERTMFLSGVLIMAGHVSLALIPAVAGLTIGLVLIAIGSGGLKATITNLVGALYDRQDPRRDAGFSIFYMGVNIGGLLGPLLTGFAQKTWGFHLGFGLAAVGMAFGLAQYALGRRRLPADVHHVPNPLPREQYGKWAGIAAAAIAVVVAAALTGVLNAANLADVVVGVIVVAAVALFVLLLTSKKVDDDERSRVRAFIPLFIGSAAFWALFQQQFTVITIYSDTRLDRALGDWTMPISWVQSFNPFFIILLAPVFAVLWTKLGDRQPGTPTKFGLGIVLMGSAFLIFLPMVGVSSVPVLWAALILLVATLGELMVSPVGLSLSTRLAPRAYPVLMVALFYLSVALGTALSGALAGYYSEQTEAAYFGTLGAVTIVVGAALLVLSPWIRRMMRGVR from the coding sequence ATGACTTCCCACACCCCCCGCGCGGCGGACGGCGCCACCGGCGCCCCCGACCCGCGCGACCACCACGACAACCGCTCCGACGTCCGGTCCTTCTTCGGCCAGCCGCGCATGCTGGCGAACCTGTTCAGCGTCGAGCTGTGGGAGCGCTTCTCCTTCTACGGCATGCAGGGCATCGTCCTGCTGTACATGTACTTCGCCACCACCGAGGGCGGGCTCGGCATCGACCGCGCCACGGCCGCGGGCATCGTGGGCGCCTACGGCGGCGCCGTCTACCTGTTCGCCATCCTGGGCGGGTGGGTCGCCGACCGGCTCCTCGGCTCCGAGCGGACGATGTTCCTCAGCGGCGTTCTCATCATGGCCGGCCACGTCTCGCTGGCGCTGATCCCCGCCGTCGCGGGCCTCACGATCGGCCTCGTCCTCATCGCGATCGGGTCCGGGGGGCTCAAGGCCACGATCACCAATCTCGTGGGTGCCCTCTACGACCGCCAGGACCCGCGCCGCGACGCCGGCTTCTCGATCTTCTACATGGGCGTGAACATCGGCGGACTCCTCGGGCCGCTCCTGACCGGCTTCGCGCAGAAGACCTGGGGCTTCCACCTCGGCTTCGGCCTGGCCGCGGTGGGCATGGCCTTCGGCCTGGCCCAGTACGCCCTCGGGCGCAGGAGGCTTCCCGCAGACGTCCACCACGTGCCCAACCCCCTGCCGCGCGAGCAGTACGGGAAGTGGGCGGGGATCGCCGCGGCGGCGATCGCCGTCGTCGTGGCCGCCGCCCTCACGGGGGTGCTCAACGCGGCCAACCTCGCCGACGTCGTGGTGGGGGTGATCGTGGTGGCGGCCGTGGCGCTGTTCGTCCTCCTGCTCACCAGCAAGAAGGTCGACGACGACGAGCGCTCCCGCGTGCGGGCGTTCATCCCGCTGTTCATCGGCTCGGCCGCGTTCTGGGCACTGTTCCAGCAGCAGTTCACGGTCATCACGATCTACTCGGACACCCGGCTGGACCGCGCGCTCGGCGACTGGACCATGCCGATCTCCTGGGTCCAGTCCTTCAACCCCTTCTTCATCATCCTGCTCGCGCCGGTGTTCGCGGTGCTGTGGACGAAGCTGGGCGACCGCCAGCCCGGCACGCCCACCAAGTTCGGCCTCGGCATCGTGCTGATGGGATCGGCGTTCCTGATCTTCCTGCCCATGGTCGGGGTGTCCTCGGTGCCGGTCCTGTGGGCCGCGCTGATCCTGCTGGTCGCCACCCTGGGCGAGCTGATGGTCTCCCCGGTGGGCCTGTCCCTGTCCACCCGGCTGGCCCCGCGGGCCTATCCCGTGCTGATGGTCGCCCTCTTCTACCTGTCGGTGGCCCTGGGCACGGCCCTGTCCGGCGCGCTGGCCGGCTACTACAGCGAGCAGACCGAGGCCGCCTACTTCGGGACCCTGGGCGCCGTGACCATCGTCGTCGGCGCCGCCCTGCTCGTGCTGTCCCCCTGGATCCGGCGGATGATGCGCGGGGTGCGCTGA
- a CDS encoding SIR2 family NAD-dependent protein deacylase yields MDDLDPELLELARSARTVTVLSGAGMSAESGVPTFRDAGTGLWARWSPEELATPEAWDADPGLVWSWYLWRARQVRRLRPNAGHRAIARWADRARVHVVTQNVDDLHERAGSAVLAHLHGSLFAFRCSDCGAPFPERLLPGLAAEARPEAPPAPQEPDHEEPGRERPPACPSCGGAVRPAVVWFGEQLPEGAVERAAAAVAEAELVLVVGTSGLVQPAASLPLIAAGRGTPVVEINPEDTALTPHADRTVRAGAAEALPRLLPPWGDRRPAARRPRADG; encoded by the coding sequence ATGGACGACCTCGACCCCGAGCTGCTCGAGCTGGCGCGCTCCGCGCGCACCGTGACCGTGCTCTCCGGCGCCGGGATGTCGGCCGAGAGCGGGGTGCCCACCTTCCGGGACGCCGGCACCGGACTGTGGGCCCGCTGGTCCCCCGAGGAGCTGGCCACCCCCGAGGCGTGGGACGCCGACCCCGGGCTCGTCTGGTCCTGGTACCTCTGGCGGGCCCGCCAGGTGCGCCGGCTCCGCCCCAACGCCGGACACCGGGCGATCGCCCGGTGGGCGGACCGCGCCCGCGTCCACGTGGTCACCCAGAACGTCGACGACCTCCACGAGCGGGCGGGCTCCGCGGTCCTCGCCCACCTGCACGGCAGTCTGTTCGCGTTCCGCTGCTCGGACTGCGGCGCCCCGTTCCCGGAGCGTCTCCTCCCGGGCCTGGCAGCGGAGGCCCGTCCGGAGGCACCACCCGCTCCCCAGGAGCCCGACCACGAGGAGCCGGGCCGCGAGCGCCCCCCGGCGTGCCCCTCCTGCGGCGGAGCGGTGCGGCCCGCGGTCGTGTGGTTCGGGGAGCAGCTGCCCGAGGGCGCCGTGGAGCGCGCCGCCGCGGCCGTGGCCGAGGCGGAGCTCGTGCTCGTGGTGGGCACGTCCGGGCTCGTGCAGCCCGCCGCCTCCCTGCCGCTGATCGCGGCCGGCCGCGGGACGCCCGTGGTCGAGATCAACCCCGAGGACACCGCGCTCACCCCGCACGCCGACCGGACCGTCCGGGCCGGCGCCGCCGAGGCCCTGCCCCGCCTCCTGCCCCCGTGGGGCGACCGGCGCCCGGCCGCCCGGCGGCCACGCGCCGACGGCTGA
- a CDS encoding MMPL family transporter, with product MTTPAPTASRPAPWAEAPGSPAPPRRSRWTTLLRILLPALLIVGWLAVAGVGGPYFGKISEVSTNDQSSFLPESTESTQVTRLLGEFRDSETIPAIVLLAREGGLTAADRAWAEDAAAAVQESGLAEGQTSPLIPSEDGEAFQLVVPLPDGEVVDDVEALAERFETDRPEGLQSYVTGPAGFTADLVAGFEGIDGILLGVALAVVFVILLVVYRSPVLPVLVLLTSVFALSAAILVVYWLAANELVTISGQVQGILFILVVGAATDYSLLYTARYRDALLHHRGRADATRAALKGSVEPIVASGATVIAGLLCLLLSDLASNKALGPVASVGIVMSVLAALTFLPAVLYATGRGAFWPFRPRYDASGAERVRVVEHGAGTRPTVEGRGVWASVARFVARAPRAIWVVTTVVLLALAGFSTQFEASGVEQSELVLGESQARDGQEALAQHFPGGSGSPAVLLVPTRSLDAAVEAVEGTEGVAGVVAVANDSPSGTLPLGEDAPPPAGPFAGAEPTEAEGLYQLQATLSDAADSPEAEQTVRELRENLRAADAEILVGGTTATNIDTNETSIADRTLIIPVILVVITLILMLLLRSVLAPVLLILTTVVSFFTALGVSALVFNNVLDLPGADPSVPLFGFVFLVALGIDYNIFLMSRVREESLVHGTRAGILRGLTLTGGVITSAGIVLAATFAALAVIPIMFLVQLAFIVAFGVLLDALIVRSLLVPALTYDIGRAIWWPFHRRIEP from the coding sequence ATGACCACCCCGGCCCCCACCGCGTCCCGTCCCGCCCCGTGGGCCGAGGCCCCCGGGTCCCCCGCACCCCCGCGGCGCTCCCGCTGGACCACGCTGCTGCGGATCCTGCTGCCGGCGCTGCTGATCGTCGGGTGGCTCGCGGTGGCCGGCGTGGGCGGGCCGTACTTCGGGAAGATCTCCGAGGTCTCGACCAACGACCAGTCCAGCTTCCTGCCCGAGTCCACCGAGTCCACGCAGGTCACCCGGCTGCTGGGCGAGTTCCGGGACTCGGAGACGATCCCCGCGATCGTCCTCCTCGCCCGGGAGGGCGGGCTGACCGCCGCCGACCGGGCGTGGGCGGAGGACGCCGCCGCGGCGGTGCAGGAGAGCGGCCTTGCCGAGGGGCAGACCTCGCCGCTGATCCCGTCCGAGGACGGGGAGGCCTTCCAGCTCGTCGTCCCCCTGCCCGACGGCGAGGTCGTCGACGACGTCGAGGCGCTCGCGGAACGGTTCGAGACGGACCGGCCGGAGGGCCTGCAGAGCTACGTGACGGGCCCCGCCGGGTTCACGGCCGATCTCGTGGCCGGTTTCGAGGGCATCGACGGGATCCTGCTGGGCGTGGCGCTGGCCGTGGTGTTCGTGATCCTCCTCGTGGTCTACCGCTCCCCCGTGCTGCCCGTCCTGGTGCTGCTGACCTCGGTCTTCGCCCTCAGCGCCGCCATCCTGGTCGTGTACTGGCTGGCGGCCAACGAGCTCGTGACCATCAGCGGCCAGGTGCAGGGCATCCTGTTCATCCTCGTGGTCGGCGCCGCCACCGACTACTCGCTGCTCTACACGGCCCGGTACCGGGACGCCCTCCTGCACCACCGGGGACGGGCGGACGCGACCCGGGCGGCCCTCAAGGGCTCGGTCGAGCCGATCGTCGCCTCCGGCGCCACCGTCATCGCGGGCCTGCTGTGCCTGTTGCTCTCGGACCTCGCCTCGAACAAGGCGCTGGGCCCGGTGGCCTCCGTCGGCATCGTGATGTCCGTCCTGGCGGCCCTGACCTTCCTGCCCGCGGTCCTCTACGCCACGGGACGGGGGGCCTTCTGGCCGTTCCGGCCCCGCTACGACGCCTCGGGCGCGGAGCGCGTGCGCGTGGTCGAGCACGGGGCCGGCACCCGCCCGACCGTCGAGGGGCGAGGCGTGTGGGCCTCGGTGGCCCGGTTCGTGGCCCGCGCCCCGCGGGCGATCTGGGTGGTGACCACTGTGGTGCTCCTCGCCCTCGCCGGGTTCAGCACCCAGTTCGAGGCCTCGGGCGTGGAGCAGAGCGAGCTCGTGCTCGGCGAGTCCCAGGCGCGGGACGGCCAGGAGGCCCTGGCCCAGCACTTCCCCGGCGGCTCCGGCAGCCCAGCGGTCCTGCTGGTCCCGACCCGTTCCCTGGACGCCGCGGTCGAGGCGGTCGAGGGCACGGAGGGCGTGGCCGGCGTCGTCGCCGTCGCCAACGACTCCCCGTCCGGCACCCTGCCCCTCGGGGAGGACGCCCCGCCCCCGGCCGGGCCCTTCGCCGGGGCCGAGCCGACGGAGGCCGAGGGCCTCTATCAGCTCCAGGCCACGCTGTCCGACGCCGCCGACTCCCCCGAGGCGGAGCAGACCGTCCGGGAGCTGCGCGAGAACCTGCGCGCGGCGGACGCGGAGATCCTCGTGGGCGGCACCACAGCGACGAACATCGACACCAACGAGACCTCGATCGCCGACCGCACGCTGATCATCCCGGTGATCCTCGTGGTCATCACCCTGATCCTCATGCTGCTGCTGCGCTCCGTCCTGGCCCCGGTGCTGCTGATCCTCACCACCGTGGTCTCGTTCTTCACGGCCCTGGGCGTCTCCGCCCTCGTGTTCAACAACGTCCTGGACCTGCCCGGTGCGGACCCCTCGGTCCCGCTCTTCGGCTTCGTCTTCCTCGTGGCGCTGGGCATCGACTACAACATCTTCCTGATGTCCCGGGTGCGGGAGGAGTCGCTGGTGCACGGCACCCGGGCTGGCATCCTCCGGGGTCTCACCCTCACCGGCGGGGTGATCACCTCGGCCGGCATCGTGCTCGCGGCCACGTTCGCGGCGCTGGCCGTCATCCCGATCATGTTCCTGGTGCAGCTGGCGTTCATCGTGGCGTTCGGCGTGCTCCTGGACGCGCTGATCGTCCGGTCGCTGCTGGTGCCGGCCCTGACCTACGACATCGGCCGGGCCATCTGGTGGCCCT
- a CDS encoding nitronate monooxygenase, which yields MTSTAPRFRLTELRLPFLGAPMAGGPSTPALAAAVTAAGGLGFLAAGNRPAAGVRADVEEVRARTDGPFGVNLFVPQAANTAAPGTAVDPAVHRSVAAYREALEDTARRYGVELPDTDPADDDGWAAKLELVEALRVPVVSFTFGLPAVSVLARLAAVGTTTSVTVTSVPEAQAAVRAGAHLLTVQGPAAGGHRGTHRAEDVPGEEPLVELVAAVRAAVDVPLVAAGGIASAADADAALTAGADAVQVGTLLLRTHEAGTSAAYREALGSGRYTETAVTRAFSGRLARGVRNGFLDRFTNMAPAAYPQVNQMTKPIRAAAAQAGDPEAIALWAGPQFAAAQEVPAAEVVRGILRAPTGP from the coding sequence ATGACGAGCACAGCGCCCCGCTTCCGGCTGACCGAACTCCGCCTCCCCTTCCTGGGCGCCCCGATGGCCGGCGGGCCCTCGACCCCGGCGCTGGCCGCGGCGGTCACGGCCGCCGGCGGCCTGGGCTTCCTGGCCGCCGGCAACCGTCCCGCGGCGGGCGTCCGCGCGGACGTCGAGGAGGTCCGGGCGCGCACGGACGGCCCGTTCGGGGTGAACCTGTTCGTCCCGCAGGCGGCGAACACCGCGGCCCCCGGGACGGCGGTCGACCCCGCCGTGCACCGGTCGGTCGCGGCCTACCGGGAGGCGCTGGAAGACACGGCCCGCCGGTACGGGGTGGAGCTGCCGGACACGGACCCCGCCGACGACGACGGGTGGGCCGCCAAGCTCGAGCTCGTCGAGGCGCTGCGGGTCCCGGTCGTCTCGTTCACCTTCGGGCTCCCCGCGGTCTCCGTGCTGGCGCGGCTCGCGGCGGTGGGCACCACGACGTCCGTCACGGTGACCTCGGTCCCGGAGGCCCAGGCCGCCGTGCGGGCCGGTGCCCACCTGCTGACGGTCCAGGGCCCGGCGGCCGGCGGGCACCGGGGCACCCACCGCGCGGAGGACGTCCCGGGCGAGGAGCCCCTGGTGGAGCTCGTCGCCGCGGTCCGCGCCGCCGTGGACGTCCCGCTCGTGGCCGCGGGCGGCATCGCCTCCGCGGCGGACGCGGACGCGGCCCTGACCGCCGGGGCGGACGCCGTGCAGGTCGGCACGCTGCTGCTGCGCACACACGAGGCCGGGACGTCCGCCGCGTACCGGGAGGCCCTCGGCTCGGGCCGCTACACGGAGACCGCCGTGACCCGCGCGTTCTCGGGACGGCTGGCGCGCGGGGTGCGCAACGGTTTCCTCGACCGCTTCACGAATATGGCCCCAGCGGCATATCCCCAGGTCAACCAGATGACCAAGCCCATCCGGGCGGCCGCGGCGCAGGCCGGGGACCCCGAGGCCATCGCCCTGTGGGCCGGTCCGCAGTTCGCGGCCGCACAGGAGGTCCCCGCCGCCGAGGTGGTGCGCGGCATCCTCCGCGCACCGACCGGTCCCTGA